The Arachis hypogaea cultivar Tifrunner chromosome 16, arahy.Tifrunner.gnm2.J5K5, whole genome shotgun sequence genome contains a region encoding:
- the LOC114925466 gene encoding uncharacterized protein — translation MTGFVKLTLETLYKFYEKDVVDDKGREDGESSSRDVLDDNTKVSTGAKGVSENRVNMWKKQKREKANADSKSDVERYLGEDTVEDENFDILAWWKVNASKYRILSLIAHDVLGIPVSTVASESCFSTGGRVLDVFRSSLSPLMAEALICTQSWLCPSKQQVGDQEFDQYDSSQKVVEGFTNASISQGTS, via the exons ATGACTGGTTTTGTTAAACTAACATTGGAGACTTTATATAAGTTTTATGAAAAGGATGTTGTAGATGATAAAGGAAGGGAAGATGGTGAAAGTTCATCTAGAGATGTCTTGGATGATAATACTAAAGTCTCAACTGGTGCTAAGGGAGTTTCTGAAAATAGAGTGAATAtgtggaaaaagcaaaaaagagagAAGGCTAATGCAGATAGCAAGTCAGATGTGGAGAGATATCTGGGCGAGGATACTGTAGAAGATGAGAATTTTGATATATTGGCTTGGTGGAAAGTGAATGCTTCAAAATACAGAATTCTTTCTCTCATAGCCCATGACGTCTTAGGTATTCCGGTCTCAACCGTTGCTTCTGAATCATGCTTTAGCACTGGTGGACGTGTGCTTGATGTCTTCCGCAGCTCTTTGTCACCATTAATGGCTGAAGCTTTGATATGTACTCAAAGTTGGTTGTGCCCTTCGAAACAACAAGTTGGAGATCAAGAGTTTGATCAATATGATAGTAGTCAGAAGGTTGTTGAAG GTTTTACTAATGCATCCATATCACAAGGAACAAGTTGA
- the LOC112758746 gene encoding long-chain-alcohol oxidase FAO2, protein MEDGKSCHPLLRGGNKREKGYSHGLSSSQMQVMASFCEALLPSLPLNKEQNLQHNHALSAFYNISGSQAPFPDETAEIMIKRALPEAWSLVSWVLWILSFRFGTLLLCGKDCLEWKWPFIHKFSEIPLNKREEILKKWSRENNWTPLRIVFVFIKLVSFYNFFTRTDGSGHNPAWEAMGYKVDTRQKLTHKERPLQKGIVETMYENDSTLIQSLTEKGLEVTEDLEHNSYNIKCDVVIVGSGCGGGVAAAILANSGLKVIVLEKGEYFVSEDYSSFEGPSTNELYESGGIMSSVDGKMMILAGSTVGGGSAINWSACIRTPDPVLKEWSEKYKIPLFGSSNYQSAMDAVCKRIGVTPQCAKESFQNQILREGCKKVDLKVESVAINASADHYCGSCCYGCRTGDKKGTDSTWLVDAVANGAVILAGCKAEKFILEDGKNGLKKKKCRGVIAAATWRSKVSKKLRIESKVSISSCGSLSTPPLLISSGLQNPYIGKNLRLHPVQFAWGYFPEDMTNFSGTNYEGGIITSIHKEFAEDSTPKFIIEAPALGPGSFSALVPWVSGLNAKDRLAKYARTAHLFALVRDQGSGEVKAEGRVSYRLDQVDKESLRIGLRKALRILVAAGAVEVGTYRSDGQRIKCKGIKEEDFEEFLDTVTVAGGPSSRNELWTLFTTAHQMASCRMGATKDDGALDENGESWEAEGLYVCDASVFPNAVGVNPMITIQSTAYCIATKIAESLMNEM, encoded by the exons ATGGAAGATGGAAAGAGTTGTCACCCTCTTCTGAGAGGAGGTAACAAAAGAGAGAAAGGTTACAGCCATGGCCTATCTTCCTCTCAGATGCAAGTAATGGCTTCCTTCTGTGAGGCCCTATTGCCTTCTCTCCCATTAAACAAGGAACAAAACCTGCAACACAATCATGCACTTTCAGCTTTCTACAATATCTCTGGTTCTCAGGCTCCATTTCCTGATGag ACTGCAGAGATCATGATCAAGAGGGCATTACCAGAAGCATGGTCCCTAGTTAGCTGGGTTCTGTGGATTCTTTCATTCAGGTTTGGAACATTGTTGCTTTGTGGAAAGGATTGCTTGGAATGGAAGTGGCCTTTCATCCACAAATTCTCTGAGATTCCATTGAACAAAAGAGAAGAAATTCTCAAGAAATGGTCAAGGGAGAACAATTGGACACCTCTAAGGATAGTGTTTGTGTTCATCAAACTTGTTTCCTTCTACAATTTCTTCACAAGG ACTGATGGAAGCGGGCATAATCCTGCATGGGAAGCAATGGGGTACAAAGTGGACACCAGACAGAAGTTAACACATAAGGAGAGGCCTCTACAGAAGGGGATAGTAGAAACTATGTATGAAAATGATTCTACTTTAATCCAGTCTCTCACCGAAAAGGGCCTTGAAGTCACTGAAGATCTAGAGCACAATTCATACAACATCAAATGTGATGTTGTCATTGTTGGCTCTGGCTGTGGTGGAGGAGTTGCGGCTGCAATTCTCGCAAACTCGGGTCTGAAAGTGATTGTCCTAGAGAAAGGAGAGTATTTTGtttctgaagattattcttcctttGAAGGTCCATCCACGAATGAGCTTTATGAATCAGGTGGAATCATGTCAAGTGTCGACGGGAAGATGATGATCTTGGCTGGTTCAACAGTTGGTGGAGGCTCAGCTATAAACTGGTCTGCATGCATCAGAACACCTGATCCTGTTCTGAAGGAATGGTCTGAAAAATATAAAATCCCACTTTTTGGAAGCTCTAATTATCAATCTGCAATGGATGCAGTATGCAAAAGGATTGGGGTGACACCACAATGCGCAAAAGAAagctttcaaaatcaaattctcCGAGAAGGATGCAAGAAAGTTGACTTAAAAGTTGAGTCAGTTGCAATAAACGCTTCAGCAGATCATTATTGTGGCTCATGCTGCTATGGTTGTAGAACTGGAGATAAGAAGGGCACTGACTCTACTTGGTTGGTTGATGCTGTTGCGAACGGAGCAGTGATCCTCGCCGGATGTAAAGCTGAGAAGTTCATATTGGAAGATGGAAAGAATGGACTGAAGAAAAAGAAATGCAGAGGAGTAATTGCTGCAGCCACTTGGAGGAGTAAGGTCTCAAAGAAGCTCCGAATTGAATCCAAGGTATCTATTTCATCATGTGGCTCTCTCTCCACACCTCCTCTATTGATTTCAAGTGGCCTGCAAAATCCATACATTGGGAAGAACCTCCGGCTACACCCAGTCCAATTCGCTTGGGGGTACTTCCCGGAAGACATGACAAATTTCAGTGGAACTAACTATGAGGGAGGAATCATAACTTCAATCCACAAAGAATTTGCAGAGGATTCCACCCCAAAATTCATTATAGAAGCACCTGCTCTAGGACCCGGATCATTTTCAGCATTGGTTCCTTGGGTCTCAGGGCTCAATGCAAAAGACAGGTTGGCAAAGTATGCAAGAACTGCGCACCTTTTTGCATTGGTAAGAGACCAGGGTTCAGGAGAAGTAAAGGCTGAAGGCAGAGTTTCTTACAGACTTGACCAAGTGGACAAAGAAAGCCTTAGAATTGGATTGAGGAAAGCCTTGAGGATCTTGGTTGCAGCCGGAGCTGTAGAAGTGGGCACTTACAGGAGCGATGGCCAAAGAATCAAATGCAAAGGGATCAAGGAGGAAGATTTTGAGGAGTTTCTGGACACAGTCACAGTGGCTGGTGGTCCAAGCTCAAGGAATGAACTTTGGACTCTTTTCACTACTGCACATCAGATGGCAAGTTGTAGGATGGGCGCCACCAAAGATGACGGCGCACTCGATGAAAATGGTGAGAGTTGGGAAGCAGAAGGGTTGTATGTGTGTGATGCAAGTGTGTTTCCCAATGCTGTCGGTGTCAACCCCATGATAACAATTCAGTCCACAGCATATTGTATTGCCACTAAGATTGCAGAATCACTGATGAATGAGATGTAG